Proteins encoded in a region of the Anoxybacillus amylolyticus genome:
- the addB gene encoding helicase-exonuclease AddAB subunit AddB, which translates to MSLRLIIGRAGSGKTTQCFAEIRQQLRKQPAGSPIIYLVPEQMTFQSEYALVKTPGLGGMIRAQVLSFTRLAWRVLQETGGMSRYHLNETGVRMLLRKIVEKKKEELVLFARAADKHGFIEQLEEMLIECKRYCITPIQLEQTEKQLRYRASASEKVLADKLKDLRLIYEEFEHQLMQRYVDSEDYLRLLAEKIQKSRYIQEADIYVDGFHHFTPQEYMVLEQLLCHAKRVTVALTVDAPYNEHLPHDLHLFRMTGKTYHDLRNLALLNNVQIEEVEIRSENVRHGSESLRHLEKYYDVRPAVAFPHACQSIQICQAANRRAEVEGIAREIIHLVRDEGYRYRELAVLVRNAEDYHDLVRTIFTDYNIPYFIDEKESMMHHPLIELIRASLEAIHTNWRYEAIFRAVKTDLFFPLESDIHAMREAIDQLENYVLAQGIYGTKWLERWTYRRYVGLDGISIPQTNEEKAMEEKLNEWREMIAAPLHALQKRLKKAKTGRDMCEALYLYFEQLQIPKKLEKLREEAEQSGQLLQARYHEQAWGAVIELLDQYVEILGDDTSPVKLFATIIDTGLESLQFSLVPPAIDQVLIAHFDRSRLTDVKCVFIIGVNEGVIPAKKNDDGMLSEQDRELLEHFSVHVAPSSRKQLLDEPFSLYLALASPSERLYVTYPLADEDGKSLLPSLMIKRIKEMFPAVVEKQWGNEPLSLSLEEQMSFITNYLTTLPSLAMQLQAWKRQYRIEPIWWDVYNCYAENGEWKERAKKIVNALFYENKPKKLEKAIGAKLYGKKIKASVSRVEQFNRCPFAHFVSYGLRLKERNIFRLEAPDVGQLFHYALKMITDRIRIEKLNWATLSTQTCNQLAHDAVEQIAPYIQQEILLSSHRYHYVKRKLERIMARTTSVLSEHAKRSGFAPLEVELQFGDDGPLPPLRIPLADGTVLELVGRIDRIDRAESSRGVLLRVIDYKSSNKKLDFTEVYYGLTLQMLAYLDVILEYAEQLVGTNALPAGVLYFHIHNPIIKSTNGLLKAEDAEQKIFESFKMNGLLLDDYETIQLMDTTMDAGKGSAIVPVKINKDGSVSKTSAVVSEEEFALLRRHVRTIFQQVGAQMVDGVVDIAPYKRKDETACKYCEFKAVCQLDEALDQDRYRLLKNATLDALHKTEGENQ; encoded by the coding sequence ATGTCGCTTCGCTTAATCATCGGAAGAGCGGGAAGTGGAAAAACGACTCAATGTTTCGCTGAAATTCGCCAACAGCTCAGGAAGCAACCGGCTGGCTCGCCAATTATTTATCTCGTGCCAGAACAAATGACCTTTCAATCAGAGTATGCGCTTGTAAAAACGCCGGGACTTGGCGGGATGATTCGTGCCCAAGTATTAAGCTTTACTCGGCTTGCGTGGCGAGTATTGCAAGAAACAGGGGGGATGAGCCGCTACCATTTAAACGAAACGGGCGTACGCATGTTATTAAGAAAAATCGTTGAAAAAAAGAAAGAAGAGCTTGTGTTGTTTGCACGGGCAGCAGATAAGCATGGCTTTATCGAACAGTTAGAAGAAATGCTGATTGAATGTAAACGATATTGTATTACCCCAATTCAGCTTGAGCAAACGGAAAAACAGTTGCGTTATCGTGCGAGCGCTAGCGAAAAAGTGCTAGCCGATAAGCTGAAAGATTTACGGCTCATTTATGAAGAATTTGAACACCAACTAATGCAACGGTACGTCGATTCGGAAGATTATTTACGGTTATTAGCAGAAAAAATTCAAAAATCGCGGTACATACAAGAGGCCGATATCTATGTGGACGGGTTTCATCATTTTACCCCACAAGAATATATGGTGCTCGAACAACTCTTATGTCACGCCAAACGAGTAACGGTGGCGCTAACGGTCGATGCCCCGTATAACGAACATCTTCCACATGATTTGCATTTATTTCGCATGACAGGAAAAACGTATCATGACCTTCGGAATCTCGCGCTTTTAAATAACGTACAGATAGAGGAAGTAGAAATACGAAGCGAAAATGTTCGCCACGGAAGTGAATCGTTGCGCCATTTAGAAAAATACTATGACGTTCGACCAGCCGTTGCCTTTCCACATGCTTGCCAATCGATCCAAATTTGCCAAGCTGCTAATCGTCGCGCGGAAGTGGAAGGGATTGCGCGCGAAATCATTCATCTTGTTCGCGATGAAGGGTATCGGTATCGCGAATTGGCTGTTTTAGTGCGCAACGCCGAAGACTATCACGATTTAGTTCGCACGATTTTTACTGATTATAATATTCCATATTTTATCGATGAAAAAGAATCAATGATGCACCATCCGTTGATCGAACTAATTCGCGCAAGTTTAGAAGCGATTCATACAAACTGGCGATACGAAGCCATATTTCGCGCAGTGAAAACGGACCTCTTTTTTCCACTAGAAAGCGATATCCATGCGATGCGTGAGGCGATCGATCAGCTAGAGAACTACGTCTTAGCGCAAGGGATTTACGGAACAAAATGGCTTGAGCGATGGACGTATCGACGTTACGTCGGGCTTGATGGCATTTCCATTCCACAAACGAACGAAGAAAAAGCAATGGAAGAAAAGTTAAACGAATGGCGCGAAATGATTGCCGCTCCGCTTCATGCACTGCAGAAACGGCTAAAAAAAGCGAAAACAGGGCGTGACATGTGTGAGGCGCTCTATTTATACTTTGAGCAACTTCAAATCCCCAAAAAATTAGAAAAGCTGCGGGAGGAAGCAGAACAAAGCGGGCAATTGCTTCAAGCGCGCTATCACGAGCAAGCATGGGGTGCAGTGATTGAGCTACTTGACCAGTACGTAGAAATTCTTGGCGACGACACATCGCCGGTAAAACTATTTGCGACTATTATCGATACGGGATTGGAGAGTTTGCAATTTTCACTCGTACCGCCAGCCATTGACCAAGTGCTCATTGCCCATTTTGATCGATCCCGACTTACGGACGTGAAATGTGTATTTATCATTGGGGTCAACGAAGGAGTCATTCCTGCGAAGAAAAATGATGACGGTATGTTATCGGAACAAGACCGCGAATTGCTGGAACATTTTTCTGTGCATGTTGCTCCATCAAGCCGAAAGCAATTATTAGATGAGCCGTTTTCCCTTTATTTAGCGCTTGCAAGCCCAAGCGAAAGGTTGTATGTGACCTATCCTTTAGCAGATGAAGACGGGAAATCACTATTGCCGTCGCTTATGATTAAACGAATAAAAGAAATGTTTCCGGCAGTTGTCGAAAAACAATGGGGGAACGAACCGCTTAGCCTGTCGTTAGAAGAACAGATGTCTTTCATTACAAACTATTTAACGACGCTCCCATCACTAGCAATGCAACTGCAAGCATGGAAGCGGCAATATCGTATCGAACCAATTTGGTGGGACGTGTATAACTGCTATGCAGAAAACGGCGAGTGGAAAGAACGCGCCAAAAAAATCGTAAACGCCCTTTTTTATGAAAACAAACCGAAAAAACTAGAAAAGGCGATAGGAGCAAAGCTGTATGGCAAAAAAATAAAAGCGAGCGTATCACGGGTGGAACAATTTAACCGCTGTCCGTTTGCTCATTTTGTTTCTTATGGGCTTCGCTTAAAAGAACGGAATATTTTCCGGTTAGAAGCGCCAGATGTTGGTCAGTTATTTCATTATGCGTTAAAAATGATTACGGATCGAATTCGAATAGAAAAACTAAATTGGGCAACGTTGTCTACACAAACGTGTAACCAGTTAGCGCATGACGCGGTCGAACAAATTGCCCCATATATCCAGCAAGAAATTTTGCTTAGTTCCCATCGCTACCATTACGTGAAGCGAAAGCTAGAGCGAATTATGGCGCGAACGACGAGTGTGTTGAGTGAACATGCGAAACGAAGCGGTTTTGCACCGTTGGAAGTAGAATTGCAGTTTGGGGACGACGGTCCTCTTCCGCCACTTCGCATTCCGTTAGCGGACGGCACAGTGCTCGAACTTGTCGGGCGCATCGACCGAATTGACCGAGCGGAAAGTTCACGAGGCGTTTTGTTGCGTGTCATCGACTATAAGTCAAGCAATAAAAAACTAGACTTTACAGAAGTTTATTATGGACTGACGTTGCAAATGCTCGCATATTTAGATGTCATTCTCGAATATGCGGAGCAACTTGTCGGGACAAACGCGCTTCCGGCAGGCGTGCTATATTTCCATATTCATAATCCAATCATTAAAAGTACGAACGGACTATTAAAAGCAGAAGACGCAGAACAAAAAATATTTGAAAGCTTTAAAATGAACGGGCTGCTTTTAGACGATTACGAAACGATTCAACTCATGGATACGACGATGGACGCTGGCAAAGGCTCTGCGATTGTGCCGGTAAAAATCAACAAAGACGGATCTGTGTCGAAAACGTCCGCAGTGGTGTCAGAAGAAGAGTTTGCGCTACTACGCCGCCATGTTCGCACCATTTTTCAACAAGTCGGTGCACAAATGGTGGACGGCGTTGTGGATATTGCACCGTATAAACGGAAAGACGAAACAGCTTGCAAATATTGCGAGTTTAAAGCCGTTTGTCAATTAGACGAGGCGCTTGACCAAGACCGCTACCGCCTATTAAAAAATGCTACATTGGATGCGTTGCACAAAACGGAGGGGGAAAATCAATGA
- the addA gene encoding helicase-exonuclease AddAB subunit AddA, which yields MKKREGVQWTDEQWRAIVTEGAHTLVAAAAGSGKTAVLVERIIQKIIDDEHPVDIDRLLVVTFTNAAAAEMRQRIAERIERALAETPHSLHLRRQLSLLPKAAISTIHSFCLDVIRKYYYLIHIDPVFRIADATEIELLKEEVMEELLEEQYAKEENEAFLSVVDRYTSDRTDADLQTMILRLYEFSRSHPDPDEWLRELVLLYDIAEGTTIDDLPFTRYLWQHIDFQLQAIRHLLEQALEQVHAPNGPMYLRETIETDLEKLKQLEEARHQSWQALHEAVQAFAWQTAKRKPKNETYDEALTELAKELRDKAKTKWKEMKDELFSFQPETWLRHLREMKPIVEVLVALVQQFAKQLQKRKEEKGIVDFSDLEHYCLQILRAPSSTPTTLLPSDAALDYRAQFAEVLIDEYQDVNMVQETILRLVIHEEEAAGNLFMVGDVKQSIYRFRLAEPFLFLTKYRRFSPAGKGTGVRIDLAQNFRSRREILDGTNFIFQQIMGETVGEIAYDDDAALKFGASYYPEKKQPIEWVIIDRGDQGEEEDEEKELENAELEARWMAQKIKQLIEEPFYVYDRHLQKERRIMYRDIVILLRSMPWAAQIMEEFRKQGIPLYAELSSGYFSTTEVSVMLSLLKVVDNPYQDIPLAAVLRSPIVGMDENELALLRLEKPKGSFYEALSAFVTKDSPAELHRKAASFVRQLQTWRTTARQRSLAELIWTIYRDTGFYDFVGGMPGGKQRQANLRALYEKARQFEKTSFRGIFRFLRFIERMQERNDDFGTARALSEQEDVVRLMTIHKSKGLEFPVVFVAGLGKSFNKQDLRRNDLLDKDLGFTAHFVHPDLRVSYPTLAQLAVKKKQSLELLAEEMRVLYVALTRAKEKLYLVGTTKKLENEKKKWQSIQRHEDWLLPDYVRASAKNYLDWIGYALIRHADSFPLHQGKVQESDIATHPSCWSVQIVSASEMYQQTEAPEQTTEQMNELLKQLAPVPLQSNFQEEVKRRMHWQYSYQLSTSFRAKQTVSELKRQREMFGVHGDQALMRPFRTEITERPRFMQMKKLSSAEKGTILHLVMQHVDLTKEISETTLCEQLAKMVHGEWLTEEQAQEVDIASILTFFQTDIGRRLLQAAHVEREVPFSLALSANETYAQWNDGEETVLVQGVFDCVFEDEQGLVLIDFKTDHVRWANDVQALINERYRVQMELYRRAIEHIWKKRVDECYIYVFDCAQLFPM from the coding sequence ATGAAAAAACGAGAAGGAGTGCAATGGACAGACGAGCAATGGCGAGCGATTGTCACCGAAGGGGCGCATACGCTCGTTGCCGCCGCTGCAGGTTCTGGCAAAACAGCGGTGCTTGTCGAACGGATTATTCAAAAAATTATTGATGACGAGCATCCAGTAGATATCGACCGGTTGCTTGTTGTCACGTTTACGAACGCAGCAGCTGCAGAAATGCGTCAGCGAATTGCGGAAAGAATTGAGCGTGCGCTAGCAGAAACACCGCATTCGCTCCATTTGCGGCGCCAGCTTAGCTTGTTGCCAAAGGCGGCAATTTCTACAATCCATTCGTTTTGCCTAGACGTCATTCGTAAATATTACTACTTAATTCACATTGACCCAGTGTTTCGAATTGCGGATGCAACAGAAATTGAACTGTTAAAAGAAGAAGTGATGGAAGAGTTATTGGAAGAGCAGTACGCCAAAGAAGAAAACGAGGCGTTTTTAAGCGTCGTTGACCGTTATACGAGCGACCGGACAGATGCCGATTTACAAACGATGATTTTGCGTTTGTACGAGTTTTCTCGCTCGCATCCTGACCCAGATGAATGGCTTCGCGAACTTGTGTTGTTATATGACATTGCAGAGGGGACAACGATCGATGATTTGCCATTTACTCGCTATTTATGGCAGCATATCGATTTTCAATTACAAGCTATAAGGCATTTGCTAGAGCAAGCGCTCGAGCAAGTGCATGCGCCAAACGGCCCGATGTATTTACGTGAAACGATCGAAACCGACTTAGAGAAACTAAAACAATTAGAAGAAGCACGCCACCAATCGTGGCAAGCGCTTCATGAAGCAGTTCAGGCGTTTGCGTGGCAGACGGCGAAGCGAAAACCGAAAAACGAAACATATGATGAAGCGTTGACGGAATTAGCGAAAGAGTTGCGCGATAAGGCGAAAACGAAATGGAAGGAAATGAAAGACGAATTGTTTTCATTCCAGCCAGAAACATGGCTTCGGCATTTGCGGGAAATGAAACCAATCGTGGAAGTGCTTGTTGCTCTCGTTCAACAGTTTGCAAAACAGCTACAAAAACGGAAAGAAGAAAAAGGGATTGTCGATTTTTCTGACTTAGAGCATTACTGTTTGCAAATTTTACGCGCCCCTTCCTCGACGCCAACAACGCTTCTTCCTTCCGACGCTGCGCTTGATTACCGCGCCCAGTTTGCGGAAGTGCTCATCGACGAATACCAAGACGTCAACATGGTGCAAGAAACGATTTTACGGCTAGTCATTCACGAGGAAGAAGCAGCAGGCAACTTATTTATGGTGGGGGATGTGAAGCAGTCGATTTACCGCTTTCGTTTGGCCGAACCGTTTCTCTTTTTAACGAAATACCGCCGATTTTCTCCAGCAGGAAAAGGGACGGGTGTTCGGATTGATTTAGCGCAAAATTTCCGCAGTCGCCGGGAAATTTTAGACGGCACGAATTTTATTTTCCAACAAATCATGGGAGAAACGGTGGGGGAAATCGCGTATGACGACGATGCAGCACTGAAATTCGGAGCATCCTATTACCCGGAAAAAAAACAGCCGATCGAATGGGTCATTATTGACCGCGGTGACCAAGGGGAAGAAGAGGATGAGGAGAAGGAACTAGAGAACGCGGAGCTAGAGGCACGCTGGATGGCGCAAAAAATTAAGCAATTAATTGAGGAACCGTTTTATGTGTATGACCGCCATTTGCAAAAAGAACGGCGCATTATGTATCGCGATATCGTGATTTTGCTTCGTTCTATGCCGTGGGCTGCACAAATAATGGAAGAGTTCCGAAAACAAGGAATACCGTTGTATGCAGAGCTGTCGTCAGGCTATTTTTCGACAACGGAAGTATCCGTGATGCTTTCTTTGCTAAAAGTAGTTGATAACCCGTACCAAGATATTCCGCTCGCCGCCGTACTTCGTTCCCCAATTGTCGGGATGGACGAAAATGAATTAGCGTTATTGCGGCTAGAAAAACCGAAAGGCTCTTTTTATGAAGCACTTTCTGCTTTTGTCACAAAGGACTCGCCAGCAGAATTGCATCGTAAAGCTGCTTCTTTTGTTCGCCAATTGCAAACGTGGCGGACTACAGCGCGGCAACGCTCGTTAGCTGAATTGATTTGGACCATTTACCGCGATACAGGGTTTTACGATTTTGTTGGTGGAATGCCAGGGGGCAAGCAACGGCAGGCGAATTTGCGGGCGCTGTATGAAAAAGCGCGGCAATTTGAAAAAACATCCTTTCGCGGCATTTTCCGCTTTTTGCGATTTATTGAGCGCATGCAAGAGCGAAACGACGATTTTGGGACAGCGCGGGCGCTCAGTGAGCAAGAAGATGTCGTGCGGCTCATGACGATTCATAAAAGCAAAGGCTTAGAGTTTCCAGTCGTCTTTGTTGCTGGATTAGGAAAGAGTTTTAATAAGCAAGATTTACGGCGAAACGACTTATTAGATAAAGACCTTGGCTTTACAGCGCATTTTGTTCATCCAGATTTACGCGTGAGTTATCCAACGCTCGCACAATTAGCGGTGAAAAAAAAGCAATCGCTTGAATTGTTGGCAGAAGAAATGCGTGTTTTATACGTGGCGTTAACAAGAGCGAAAGAAAAGCTATATTTAGTAGGGACAACAAAAAAGCTAGAAAATGAGAAAAAAAAGTGGCAATCGATACAGCGACATGAAGATTGGCTGTTGCCGGACTACGTGCGCGCTTCCGCGAAAAATTATCTCGACTGGATTGGTTATGCACTTATCCGTCATGCCGATAGTTTCCCGCTTCATCAAGGGAAGGTACAAGAAAGCGATATTGCCACTCATCCGTCTTGCTGGAGCGTACAAATTGTTTCTGCTTCGGAAATGTACCAGCAAACAGAAGCACCGGAACAAACAACAGAGCAAATGAACGAATTATTAAAACAACTAGCGCCCGTTCCGCTACAAAGCAATTTTCAAGAAGAAGTGAAGCGGCGCATGCATTGGCAATATTCTTATCAGCTGTCTACTTCGTTTCGGGCGAAACAGACAGTTTCCGAGTTAAAGCGGCAGCGGGAAATGTTTGGCGTTCATGGCGACCAAGCACTGATGCGCCCATTTCGCACGGAAATTACGGAGCGTCCTCGTTTTATGCAGATGAAAAAATTAAGTTCGGCGGAAAAAGGAACGATTTTGCATCTTGTGATGCAACACGTCGATTTAACGAAAGAAATTTCAGAAACAACACTCTGTGAACAACTGGCCAAAATGGTGCACGGAGAATGGCTGACCGAGGAGCAAGCACAGGAAGTGGATATTGCTAGCATTCTAACATTTTTTCAAACCGATATCGGTCGACGGCTTCTTCAGGCGGCACACGTGGAACGTGAAGTGCCATTTAGCTTAGCGCTTTCTGCCAACGAAACATATGCTCAATGGAACGACGGGGAAGAAACGGTGCTCGTTCAGGGGGTATTCGACTGTGTTTTTGAAGACGAACAGGGATTAGTGCTCATCGATTTCAAAACGGACCATGTGCGCTGGGCAAACGATGTACAAGCCTTAATCAATGAACGTTACCGTGTACAAATGGAACTGTATCGCCGTGCAATCGAACACATTTGGAAAAAACGGGTCGATGAGTGCTACATTTATGTATTTGATTGTGCGCAACTGTTTCCAATGTAG